A window of Hevea brasiliensis isolate MT/VB/25A 57/8 chromosome 14, ASM3005281v1, whole genome shotgun sequence contains these coding sequences:
- the LOC110652340 gene encoding ras-related protein RABF1 isoform X2: MGCSSSLPDRSSGRLSGLNNPESNGVPDAKNLRVKLVLLGDSGVGKSCIVLRFVRGQFDPTSKVTIGASFLSQTIALQDSTTVKFEIWDTAGQERYAALAPLYYRGAAVAVIVYDITSPESFNKAQYWVKELQKHGSPDIVLALVGNKADLHENREVPVQDGMDYAEKNGMFFIETSAKTADNINQLFE, encoded by the exons ATGGGTTGCTCATCTTCTCTTCCAG ATAGGAGTTCTGGGCGGTTGAGTGGACTTAACAATCCTGAGAGCAATGGAGTGCCTGATGCCAAAAACCTACGTGTAAAG CTGGTATTGTTAGGTGATTCTGGTGTTGGTAAAAGCTGTATTGTTCTACGTTTTGTTCGTGGACAATTTGATCCAACATCCAAG GTAACTATTGGAGCTTCATTTTTGTCACAGACCATTGCTTTGCAAGATTCTACAACAGTTAAGTTTGAAATATGGGACACTGCAGGGCAAGAAAG ATACGCTGCACTGGCACCACTATATTACAGAGGTGCTGCAGTTGCAGTTATTGTATATGATATAACAAGCCCAGAGTCATTCAACAAAGCACAATATTGGGTTAAG GAACTACAGAAACATGGGAGCCCTGATATAGTCCTGGCTTTAGTTGGGAACAAGGCTGATCTTCATGAGAATCGAGAAGTACCTGTTCAA GATGGTATGGACTATGCTGAGAAGAATGGAATGTTCTTTATTGAGACTTCTGCCAAGACTGCAGATAATATAAATCAGCTGTTTGAG TGA
- the LOC110652340 gene encoding ras-related protein RABF1 isoform X1, with protein MGCSSSLPDRSSGRLSGLNNPESNGVPDAKNLRVKLVLLGDSGVGKSCIVLRFVRGQFDPTSKVTIGASFLSQTIALQDSTTVKFEIWDTAGQERYAALAPLYYRGAAVAVIVYDITSPESFNKAQYWVKELQKHGSPDIVLALVGNKADLHENREVPVQDGMDYAEKNGMFFIETSAKTADNINQLFEEIAKRIPRPSLS; from the exons ATGGGTTGCTCATCTTCTCTTCCAG ATAGGAGTTCTGGGCGGTTGAGTGGACTTAACAATCCTGAGAGCAATGGAGTGCCTGATGCCAAAAACCTACGTGTAAAG CTGGTATTGTTAGGTGATTCTGGTGTTGGTAAAAGCTGTATTGTTCTACGTTTTGTTCGTGGACAATTTGATCCAACATCCAAG GTAACTATTGGAGCTTCATTTTTGTCACAGACCATTGCTTTGCAAGATTCTACAACAGTTAAGTTTGAAATATGGGACACTGCAGGGCAAGAAAG ATACGCTGCACTGGCACCACTATATTACAGAGGTGCTGCAGTTGCAGTTATTGTATATGATATAACAAGCCCAGAGTCATTCAACAAAGCACAATATTGGGTTAAG GAACTACAGAAACATGGGAGCCCTGATATAGTCCTGGCTTTAGTTGGGAACAAGGCTGATCTTCATGAGAATCGAGAAGTACCTGTTCAA GATGGTATGGACTATGCTGAGAAGAATGGAATGTTCTTTATTGAGACTTCTGCCAAGACTGCAGATAATATAAATCAGCTGTTTGAG GAAATCGCTAAGCGAATCCCCCGTCCATCATTATCATGA